One genomic window of Bradyrhizobium sp. CCGE-LA001 includes the following:
- a CDS encoding SMP-30/gluconolactonase/LRE family protein: MSNVRVLATDLEFPEGPVVMPDGSVVLVEIRGQRLTRVYPDGRKEIVAKVPGGPNGAALGPDGKIYICNNGGFSWLPAGKMIMPGPQPEDYLGGAIQRVDLQSGKVETVVSKCGAHDLRGPNDLVFDRHGGLWFSDLGKRRAREMDVGGMYYLKPGMKEIVEIVHGILPANGIGLSPDENTVYIAETPTGRLWAYELSAPGTLKPREVIYRGERGKPICGLGGYQMFDSLAVEANGNVCVATLVSGCISVIAPDGTLVEQVPTGDRVTTNIAFGGPELKTAYITLSGKGELIAMDWPRGGLPLNFLNK; encoded by the coding sequence ATGTCCAACGTTCGTGTTCTCGCCACCGACCTCGAATTTCCCGAAGGGCCGGTCGTGATGCCGGACGGCTCGGTCGTGCTGGTGGAAATCCGCGGCCAGCGCCTGACGCGCGTTTACCCCGACGGTCGCAAGGAGATCGTCGCGAAGGTGCCGGGCGGTCCCAATGGCGCAGCCCTGGGGCCCGACGGCAAGATCTACATCTGCAACAATGGCGGCTTCTCCTGGCTTCCGGCCGGCAAGATGATCATGCCGGGCCCGCAGCCGGAGGATTATCTCGGCGGCGCGATCCAGCGCGTCGATTTGCAATCCGGCAAGGTCGAGACCGTCGTGAGCAAATGCGGCGCGCACGATTTGCGCGGCCCGAACGATCTCGTCTTCGACAGGCACGGTGGCCTCTGGTTCTCCGACCTCGGCAAGCGCCGCGCGCGCGAGATGGACGTCGGCGGCATGTATTATCTCAAGCCCGGCATGAAGGAGATCGTCGAAATCGTGCACGGCATCCTGCCCGCGAACGGCATCGGGCTCTCGCCGGACGAGAACACCGTCTACATCGCGGAGACGCCGACGGGCCGGCTCTGGGCCTATGAGCTCTCCGCTCCGGGAACGCTGAAGCCGCGCGAGGTGATCTATCGCGGCGAGCGGGGCAAGCCGATTTGCGGCCTCGGCGGCTACCAGATGTTCGACTCGCTGGCCGTGGAAGCCAATGGCAATGTCTGCGTCGCCACCCTCGTCTCCGGCTGCATCTCGGTGATCGCGCCCGACGGCACCCTGGTGGAGCAGGTGCCGACCGGCGACCGCGTCACCACCAACATCGCCTTCGGCGGCCCCGAGCTGAAGACCGCCTATATCACGCTGTCGGGCAAGGGCGAGCTGATTGCCATGGATTGGCCGCGCGGCGGTTTGCCGCTCAATTTCCTAAACAAATAA
- a CDS encoding GNAT family N-acetyltransferase, translating to MPWPDPITLRGQHARLEPLAHDHREGLVEAVKDGELSKLWYTAIPSPENMAKEIDRRLGLQAAGSMLPFTVFDAAGTIVGMTTYMNIDAANRRVEIGSTWYGKSAQRGPLNTQCKLMLLRHAFETLNCIAVEFRTHFFNHQSRRAIERLGAKQDGILRSHQIAPNGTLRDTVVYSITAAEWPTVQAHLEFQLNDKPR from the coding sequence ATGCCCTGGCCTGATCCCATCACCCTGCGCGGACAGCACGCCCGTCTGGAGCCGCTGGCGCATGATCATCGCGAGGGGCTGGTCGAGGCCGTCAAGGACGGCGAGCTGTCGAAGCTCTGGTACACCGCGATCCCCTCGCCGGAGAACATGGCCAAGGAGATCGATCGCCGCCTCGGCCTGCAGGCCGCCGGCTCGATGCTGCCGTTCACCGTGTTCGATGCCGCCGGCACCATCGTCGGAATGACGACCTACATGAACATCGATGCCGCCAACCGCCGCGTCGAGATCGGCTCGACCTGGTACGGCAAGAGCGCGCAGCGCGGCCCGCTCAACACGCAGTGCAAGCTCATGCTGCTGCGGCACGCCTTCGAGACGCTGAACTGCATCGCGGTCGAGTTCCGCACGCATTTCTTCAACCACCAGAGCCGCCGCGCCATCGAGCGCCTGGGTGCCAAGCAGGACGGAATTCTGCGCAGCCACCAGATCGCGCCGAACGGCACGCTGCGCGACACCGTGGTCTACAGCATCACCGCCGCTGAATGGCCGACGGTGCAGGCACATCTGGAATTTCAACTCAACGACAAGCCGCGCTGA